One Paenibacillus sp. FSL H7-0737 DNA segment encodes these proteins:
- a CDS encoding DEAD/DEAH box helicase → MSDNPFYRLAPFIKEFIYKNRWETLREAQVDACRVLFNTPHHLLIASGTASGKTEAAFFPALTELYERPSGSVGILYIAPLKALINDQFTRLNDLLREGNIPVWHWHGDVPQADKTKLVQNPSGVLQITPESLEGLLMNRPNAIPALFHDLRYIVIDEVHAFMGADRGIQVLSQLARISRMAGCHPRRIGLSATLSDYASVTEWLAAGTRESVEVSAPQGGRKLRLSVEHFSFPDARDEVQAEHLERAKQSYYDFIYDHTHLKKALIFTNSRSDAETATLELRRTAAKRGERDVFHVHHGSISAMLREETEAALRQGSGPAVAAATLTLELGIDLGELERVLQVGAPYSCASFVQRLGRSGRRGDAASEMIFVTPEEEDEEAQLPARMPWTLLRAIAVIELYVREKWVEPLVVRQLPVGLLYHQTMSILKSMGEAEPEDLKEAVLSLPSFNSIDPTDYDTFMTYMLGMGQIEKMDEGSLIIGMAGEKIVNNFRFYAVFKDDEEHVVYNGTEEIGSITTVPPPGYCFTLAGKLWKVEEVDNRHKAVYVKTSRGKVDTLWLGAGGDVHTRIMTKIREVLGATALYPYLAPSAAARLERARRLAKESGMLERSVMPAGGDSMFILPWAGSRQFRTLERLLKNNLKSSQGLRSIVPMEPYYMVVAGKTDAETLEAEIIAESMAATDPLSLLSPDEAPYLGKYDEFIPHELLRKAFSLDGLDVPGLLEVLKQWRQPQ, encoded by the coding sequence ATGAGTGATAATCCGTTTTATAGGCTGGCTCCCTTTATTAAAGAGTTTATCTATAAGAACCGTTGGGAAACTTTGCGTGAGGCACAGGTGGATGCCTGTCGTGTGCTGTTTAATACACCGCATCACTTACTGATTGCTTCGGGTACAGCTTCAGGTAAGACAGAGGCGGCTTTTTTCCCAGCGCTTACTGAGCTGTATGAACGTCCTTCCGGTTCGGTTGGTATTCTGTATATCGCTCCTCTGAAAGCATTGATTAACGATCAATTTACACGGCTGAACGATTTGCTCCGTGAAGGCAATATTCCGGTATGGCACTGGCATGGGGATGTTCCGCAAGCCGATAAGACGAAGCTGGTGCAGAATCCTTCCGGCGTGCTACAGATTACCCCTGAATCCCTTGAGGGATTACTGATGAACCGCCCGAATGCTATTCCGGCGCTGTTCCATGATCTCCGTTACATTGTCATTGACGAGGTGCATGCCTTTATGGGTGCTGATCGGGGGATTCAGGTTCTGAGTCAGCTGGCGAGAATCTCACGAATGGCGGGATGTCATCCGCGTAGAATCGGTCTATCGGCTACGCTTAGCGACTATGCTTCGGTGACGGAGTGGCTGGCGGCAGGTACGCGGGAGAGCGTAGAGGTGTCCGCTCCACAGGGCGGGCGTAAGCTCCGTTTAAGTGTGGAGCATTTCTCTTTCCCGGATGCACGGGATGAAGTGCAGGCGGAGCATTTAGAACGCGCGAAGCAGTCTTACTACGATTTCATTTACGATCATACGCATCTTAAGAAAGCGTTGATCTTCACGAATAGCCGCTCGGATGCGGAGACGGCAACCCTTGAGCTGCGGAGAACGGCCGCGAAGCGTGGGGAACGGGATGTTTTTCACGTTCACCATGGCAGCATCTCCGCGATGCTCCGCGAAGAGACGGAAGCCGCGCTGCGGCAAGGCTCCGGACCTGCAGTTGCGGCAGCGACTTTGACGCTGGAGCTGGGCATTGATCTAGGAGAGCTGGAGCGGGTGCTCCAGGTCGGCGCTCCTTATAGCTGCGCAAGCTTTGTGCAGCGACTCGGCCGCTCGGGCAGGCGCGGTGACGCCGCATCCGAGATGATCTTTGTCACGCCCGAGGAAGAGGATGAGGAAGCGCAGCTTCCGGCACGGATGCCTTGGACGCTGCTTCGGGCGATAGCGGTTATTGAGCTATATGTGCGCGAGAAGTGGGTTGAACCACTGGTGGTGCGCCAGCTGCCAGTCGGGCTGTTATACCATCAGACGATGAGCATATTGAAGAGTATGGGGGAGGCGGAGCCGGAGGATTTAAAGGAAGCAGTATTAAGTTTACCTTCCTTCAATAGCATTGATCCTACGGACTACGATACCTTCATGACTTATATGCTGGGTATGGGACAAATCGAGAAGATGGATGAAGGCAGCTTGATTATCGGGATGGCAGGGGAGAAAATCGTGAACAACTTCCGCTTCTACGCTGTCTTTAAAGACGATGAAGAGCATGTTGTCTATAATGGAACAGAGGAAATTGGATCGATCACAACAGTACCACCACCGGGTTACTGTTTTACTCTGGCAGGGAAGCTCTGGAAGGTAGAAGAGGTCGATAATCGCCATAAAGCTGTTTATGTAAAAACCTCACGCGGTAAAGTGGATACGTTGTGGCTTGGAGCGGGTGGAGATGTACATACACGCATTATGACCAAGATACGTGAAGTCTTAGGCGCAACTGCACTGTATCCCTATCTAGCTCCAAGTGCCGCTGCGCGGCTTGAGAGAGCCCGCCGTTTAGCGAAGGAGAGTGGAATGCTTGAACGCTCCGTTATGCCAGCAGGTGGAGATTCAATGTTCATTCTGCCTTGGGCGGGTAGTCGGCAATTCCGCACACTGGAGCGCCTTCTTAAAAACAATTTGAAGAGCTCACAGGGACTTCGTTCTATCGTGCCGATGGAACCTTATTATATGGTGGTTGCAGGCAAAACAGATGCAGAAACGCTTGAGGCGGAGATCATCGCTGAGAGTATGGCTGCCACAGATCCGTTATCCTTATTATCTCCAGATGAAGCTCCTTATCTCGGGAAATACGACGAATTCATCCCGCATGAGCTGCTACGCAAAGCTTTTTCTTTGGATGGATTAGATGTTCCGGGGCTACTTGAAGTGCTAAAACAATGGCGGCAACCACAGTAA
- a CDS encoding spore germination protein yields MWSKIVSYIPDWTIFMQAAITLLFPIGIYYLYKHLYFYVGSGRSKESGAKSQDSELKKADNDEANQQPPVCTAFTQDYDANLTTIRMALGDNSDVHFREFSVKSIQARAVLVYVEGMQDEELINQQVLQNLMFAGEMQASEGIYTYMKQNMLPLVQLNETRDLDYLQESVLFGYTALIVEGMREMLLVGFPHGAVRAINEPTSEALLRGPRIGFTEVLSENTSMLRRQGLNKNLEMQKVEVGSEIKKNLVIAYMKNIVNPDLLQEVKDRISKIDMDFILESGYVEQLIEDDYLSPFQQTQNTERPDRVIASLLEGRIAILLDGTPFALIVPVTFSMLLQSPEDYYERWLPGTLLRVLRFCASFLALLAPALYISFISFHPGLIPTQLAISIIETRQGVPFPALIEVLILEISIEILREAGIRLPKPIGPAMGIVGGLIIGDAAVQAGIVSPFLVIVVAVTAISSFSIPMYSAGITLRILRFAGMLFAAVLGMFGTILFFLLICSHLTRLSSFGVPYITPISPFRVSDWKDLFVRAPLSIMKRRPEMLKTQKKKRRS; encoded by the coding sequence ATGTGGTCTAAAATAGTCTCTTATATTCCGGATTGGACAATTTTCATGCAAGCGGCGATCACGCTGCTCTTTCCCATAGGGATTTATTATCTTTACAAGCATTTGTATTTTTATGTTGGAAGCGGACGTTCCAAGGAATCAGGGGCTAAATCTCAGGATTCGGAACTAAAGAAGGCAGACAACGATGAAGCAAATCAGCAGCCTCCTGTGTGTACAGCGTTTACTCAAGACTATGATGCCAACCTAACAACGATAAGAATGGCATTGGGGGATAACAGTGATGTGCATTTCCGTGAATTCTCAGTAAAAAGTATTCAGGCACGTGCCGTGTTGGTTTATGTAGAGGGAATGCAGGATGAAGAGCTGATCAATCAACAGGTGCTGCAAAATCTGATGTTTGCTGGTGAAATGCAGGCTTCGGAAGGAATATACACCTATATGAAACAGAATATGCTCCCGCTGGTTCAGCTTAATGAAACCAGAGATTTGGACTATCTGCAGGAGTCTGTCCTGTTTGGCTACACTGCACTGATTGTCGAAGGAATGCGTGAGATGCTGCTGGTTGGCTTTCCACATGGAGCAGTGCGCGCTATTAATGAGCCGACCTCGGAAGCGTTACTGCGGGGACCTCGGATTGGCTTTACCGAAGTGCTCAGCGAGAATACCTCTATGCTACGGCGCCAAGGACTCAATAAGAATCTAGAAATGCAAAAGGTTGAAGTGGGCAGCGAAATCAAGAAGAATCTGGTTATCGCTTATATGAAAAACATTGTAAATCCTGATCTGCTACAGGAAGTGAAGGACCGGATCTCCAAAATTGATATGGATTTCATTCTGGAATCTGGCTATGTGGAGCAGTTAATCGAGGATGATTATTTAAGTCCGTTTCAGCAAACACAGAACACGGAAAGACCCGATCGTGTGATTGCCTCCTTATTAGAGGGGAGAATTGCCATTTTACTTGATGGCACACCGTTTGCACTTATTGTTCCAGTGACGTTCAGTATGCTTTTGCAGTCTCCCGAGGATTACTATGAACGCTGGTTACCAGGAACACTATTACGGGTGCTACGGTTTTGCGCATCATTTCTGGCTCTGTTAGCCCCTGCGCTGTATATTTCTTTTATTTCCTTTCATCCGGGGCTAATTCCTACACAGCTGGCGATTTCCATTATCGAAACACGCCAAGGCGTACCCTTTCCTGCTTTAATTGAAGTGTTGATTCTGGAGATTTCCATTGAAATATTACGTGAAGCTGGAATTCGTCTGCCGAAGCCCATAGGTCCGGCAATGGGAATTGTTGGAGGTCTGATCATTGGAGATGCCGCGGTACAGGCTGGTATTGTAAGTCCCTTTCTAGTCATTGTCGTTGCCGTGACAGCGATCTCTTCGTTTTCCATACCGATGTACAGTGCCGGCATCACCCTCCGAATCTTACGATTCGCAGGCATGTTATTTGCGGCAGTCCTGGGCATGTTCGGAACCATCCTGTTCTTTCTGCTGATTTGCAGTCATCTGACTCGGCTTTCAAGCTTCGGGGTTCCTTACATCACCCCTATCTCACCTTTCCGGGTAAGTGACTGGAAGGATTTATTCGTCCGTGCACCGTTATCCATCATGAAGCGAAGACCGGAGATGCTGAAGACCCAAAAGAAAAAGCGCAGGTCCTAG